The Nostoc sp. NIES-3756 DNA window ACGGATTAAACAGGTAGAAAACCAACTGCAAGCTGATGTTATCGCTCCAGCCGAGGCGGAATGTCAAAGAGCGATCGCCCAAGCTAAGGGAGATGCAGCCAAAATCATCGAAGAAGGCAAAGCCCAAGCCGCAGGAACCCAGTGCCTAGCCCAATCCTGGCAAAATGCAGGTGCATCAGCCAAAGAAATCTTTATCTATCAAAAACTAGAACCCCTACTAAAAATCATAGCTACGGGAGTCCCTGAGGTAAAAGTAGAGAATTTAACTGTGATTGATACTGCTAATGGTGGTAGTGTACCTAAAATGGCTTCTTTCATTGAGCAGCTACGGCAAACTACTGGTGTCGATATTACTCAAGTAGTGAATCGGCTTAAGTAGTCAATAGTCAATAGTCCACAGTCCATAGTTATTCCCCTCTTGGGAGGGGCTAGGGGTGGGTTACTCCCCCTACTCCCTCATCTCCCTCATCTCCCCCTACTCCCCAATCTCCAGTCCCTAACATAAAAACTATGGATGAATTAACTGCACTTGTAAAAGAAACCTGTCAGCATCCAAGGGGTAGCATTGAACGCCAAAAAGGACTGCATGAAATTATCTGGCGGATTCAGCAGTCGGGTAAGTTATTGCGGGGTACGGGTGTAAGGGATGCAGAAGACGCAATCCAAAAGACTTGGCTGTATTTTTGCCTCAATCTGTGCGAAGCCACGACTAGTGAGGAACCATACAATTCCGAGAAAGGGAATGTGATTACTTGGCTAAATTCTTACTTGCGTTACAGGCTCAAAGACAACATCGTTTCTGATAATGATATCGAAGAATTAGACCCTTCAGATTTTATTCCTGCACGACCAGAACCACCACCTATTTTAGAAGAAATTGAGGAGTGGATAAAACAAGAAGCCCATAATTTACGCCGTATTTATGTAAGTAACCGTCCAGATATTAATTGTCTGGTTTTAATCAAACGCCGTTTACCACCGGAAGCTTCTTGGAAGGAATTATCTCAAGAGTTTGGTGTTCCTATCGCTACCCTTAGCGGCTTCTATCAACGTCATTGCTTTCCCCGTCTTTTAAATTTTGGCAAATCCCAAGGTTATTTTGATTATGAGTTACCTTAGTCAATCACAAATAATTTCCATACCCATTTCCGAACAATTCCGTCAAACCGCCCTGGAATTTGCCCAAGGACAACCGACTGTTGCAAAGGCGAAACAAGTATATCTGAATACTTTAGCTGTTCAGGTAGTTAATACTTACTTGACAATGCTAGATATCCCGACGGAGTTAGAAGCTGGTTATTGTTGGCTTCCTAGAGGACGCTTATTTGCTGATGTTGCAGATTTAGTTTTAACTGGTGTGGGGCGTTTGGAATGTCGGCCAATTCGCAGTGGCGATCGCACTTGTCAAATTCCCCCAGAAGTTTGGGATAATCGTATCGGTTATATAGTTGTAGAAATCAATAAAAGCTGTAAGGAAGGTAAAATTATCGGGTTTACTCCTGATGTAACCACCTCAGAAATTCACCTGGAACAACTGCAATCTTTAACAGTATTAATCGAATACTCTCATCTTGTACAGTTACGACAATGGTTAGAAGGTATTTACACTAGTAACTGGCAAAGTATAGAAGAATTATCAAATCAAAGAAGTAATCAATTATCCTTTCGTGCTAAACGTGTACGGGGATTTGAATTAGATAATCCAGCAAAAGCTTGGCAAGTGGTTGAGCAATTATATCCTTATCGTAGTTGGGAAAAAAATCTTCCAAAAGAATTATTAGATAATACTGGACAGCAAACAGGGAATTTAGAAGTATCACCTAATAACTATAGTAAATTAACTGGGGCGATCGCTCATCTTTTACAAACAACTCCAGATGAAGAAACTCGCTGGACTTTAGCAGAAATATTATGGACTCTTGAACCTAATCATCCTGCCATTAGTGCAAGAAGGCTCATCGATTTAGGAATGCGACTTGCAGGGCATCCTGTAGCTTTAATGGTAGCCATTTTAGCCAAGCCTGATAGAAATGTTGCTGTCTTATTGCGTGTGTATCCGATGGGAAATCAGCCTTACTTACCGCCAGGGTTAGAATTAGCTGGACTAGATGAAAATGGACAAACATTTTTAGAAGTCAAAGCGCGAGAAAATAAGGATGATTATATTCAATGCAAATTTTGTGCAGAATTTGGTGAAAGATTTCAAGTTCGGGTTAGTATAAATAATGTGAGTATTCAAGAGAACTTTGTCATTTGATAGACTAATTATTACAAGGAAGAAATTGTGGGGAAGCTGGTTATCTTCGAGATTGGGGAAGGTAGTTTTGAGCAAGGGTTTCCTGTAAAAATCAGAATTGGGGAAGAACGTAAACCACATTCTACGGAGATTATTGGCAGATTGCCACCAGCATCAACAATTTCTCAAGATTATTCTCAATGGCAATCTATTTATCGTAGCTTACCCCAAAATTGGTTAATTACTGTTCCCCAAACTCAAATTACTAATGTTTCCACAATAGATGATTGTCATAATGCTGCCCGCAGATTTCACATTAGTTTCAATGAGTGGTTAAATCAACCATCAGTCAGACAATTAGAACGGCAATTATTACAAAAAATTGGCGATTGGCAAGATGTCCGCTTTATTTTGCAAACACAAGATGCCTTACTAAGTCGTCTTCCTTGGCATTTATGGGATATATTTCATGATATCCATCCCCGCCCAGAAGTTATCATTAGTTCTGAATATAAACCATCTAAAATTAAACTAAATTGTCCAGTCAAAATTTTAGTTGTTCTAGGCGATAATCAGGGAATTAATATTCAACAAGATTTAGCAGAATTAGAAAATTTGCCTGGTGCTATAGTTGAAATTTTAGAACAACCATCTCCTCAAAAACTCAGAGACAAATTATGGAGTGAACCTTGGGATATATTTTTCTTTGCTGGACATAGTTGTAGTCATACAAGTAATTCTGGACAGATTCAAATTAATGCCCATGAAACTTTATCATTAGATAGTTTGGAGTCTACACTGCGCCATGCTGTGCGTAAAAGATTAAAATTAGCGATTTTCAATTCTTGCGATGGTGTAGGGTTAGCTGGGACTTTAGCGCGGGTGAAGATTCCTTACACAATTGTCATGCGGGAATATATTCCTGATTTAGTCGCACAGCATTTTTTAAGATATTTTTTACAAGCATTTGCATCTGGCGAATCTTTATACGCCTCTGTACAACAAAGCCGCGATCGCTTACAAGAAGAATTAGAAAATGACTCTCCTTGTGCTTCATGGCTACCTGTAATTTTTCAAAATCCAGCCGCCGACGAAATGAGATATCCCCAGCCGCGTAATTGGCGAAAAATAGCCGTAGGTACGGCTATTGTCACAGGCTTAGTAGTTACTAGTTGTTATGTATTCACAAAAGTGAATGATGATTGGAAATTTCATAGCCGCTTTAGTGATGGTAATACTATTTTAGTAAAAACGGTTATTACCCCTGATAAACAAGATGGTGTGAAGGCATTTAATGAAGGTAACTATAAATTAGCTCAACAAAAGTTTCAAGAATCTTTACGTAAATATAACAACGATCCAGAAACGTTAATTTATTTAGAGAATGCAAAAATTGTCAGTAACCCAGCAATAAAAATAGGTGTTGCCGTACCCATCACGACAAATCCAGAAGTCGCCAAAGAAATTTTAAGAGGCGTAGCACAAGCGCAACAAGAAATTAACAATCAAGGAGGAATTAAGGGTAAGTTCTTAAAAGTAGAAATTGCTAGTGATGATAATAACCCTCAGATTGCCAAACAAGTAGCACAAAGATTTGTGGAAGATGCAGAGATAGTTGCAGTAGTCGGGCATAACAGTAGTGACGCTAGTGTTCCCGCATCTGCTATTTATCAGGCAGGAAAATTAGTCATGATTTCTCCTACTAGTAGTTCTACTCAATTAACTGATCGCCCCCGCCTTGATAGTAATGGTAATTACATTTATAGAACTATTATCAGTTTTAATATAATTGCTGAGGATTTGGCTGTATATGCCAAAAATGCAGGCATGAATAAGATTATGATTTGTAGTGATTCCCAAGCCACAGATCAATCTTTTCAGCAAGCATTCGTGAATGCAATGTTTTCTAAACGCTTGCAACATATCAGAAATATTCCCTGCGATTTTGCCTCTAATGATTTTAGCCCAGACGCTATTATTAAAAGCGCTCAGGATAATCAAGTAGATGCTATTTTACTCAATCCTCAAGTCGATAGGATGAACAGAGCAGTTGAGATTGCTAAAATTAACCAAGGTAGGTTGCAATTATTAGGCAACCCTAGCTTTCAAACTAAAACCATGCTTGATAATGGCAAAGTACTGAAAGGAATGGTTTTAGCTACCCCTTGGTTGGCGACTGTTTCCCCAAATAAAGAATTTGTCCAGAATGCCAAAAAATTGTGGTGGGAAATAGATTTTATTACTTGGCGTACAGCGAATGCTTATGATGCTACCAAAGTGATTGCCGCAGCGATTAAGCAAGAAGGCGACACGAGAATGGGTATCCAAAAAGCCTTAGCGGGTAATTTTTCTGTGCAAGGTGCTACTGGAACAATTCAGTTTTTGTCTTGGGGCGATCGCATCGGTGAACGTGTGGGTAATTCTGTACTAGTAGAAGTACAACCCGATAGTAAATCGCCTAATGGATACAGTTTTGAACCAAAAGATTCTATCTATAACCGCATCAGTTTAGGAGACAAAATTTTAATTCAAGATAACCCCAGTCAAGAGAAACAATCAGGAGTGCAAGCCTTTGCAACAGAGGAATATCAACGGGCGATCGCATCCTTTAAAGCATCACTAAAAATGATGCCCAATGACCCAGAAACTCGTATATATGTACAAAATGCCCAGGCTGCGAGTAGCGGTAAATTTATCAGAATTGCTGTCAGTGTTCCTATTGGTAGTAATTTGAATGTTGCTAAAGAAATACTCCAAGGTGTAGCTCAAGCACAAGATGAAGTTAATAATCAAGGTGGGATTCAAGGGTATTTATTACAAGTGGAAATAGCTAATGATGATAATAACCCAGATATTGCTCAAAAACTTGCCAATTACTTCATTACAGAGCAAACCATTTTAGCAGTAATTGGTCATAATGCCTCGGATGCTTCTGTAGCTGCTTGCCCAATATATCAAGAAGGGAAATTAGTTAATATTTCTCCTACTAGTTTTTCTCTCAAATTATCGGGATGTGGTGCTTATATTTTCCGTACTGCACCAAATATTGCGTTGATGGCTAATCGCCTATCTAACTATGCAATTAATAAAACATATACAAAAAACTTAGCTATTTGTGTAGATGAAAAAGCTATAGATAATCAGTCATTTCGTGATATATTTAACTCAACAATCATTTCGTTTGGTGGTAGTATTGTCAATATTAAATGTGACTTGTCTGCACCAGATTTTAACGCTAAACAAGTAATTAATGACGCAATTGCTAATGGTGTTGATGGCTTAGTTTTAGCCCCACATGTAGATAGAATTAACAAAGCTTTAGAAATAGCCGCAGCTAATCAAGGTAGGTTGAAACTGTTCGCTAGTCCTACACTTTACACATCTCAAACCTTGCAACAAGGGCAAGCTGATGTCAATGGTTTGATTTTAGCTGTGCCTTGGTATCCAGAAGCCAATCCACAAAACAACTTTAATAAAAATGCTCAACGCCTTTGGGGTAATGTTTTAACTTGGCGTTCTGCAACTAGTTACGATGCAACTGTAGCTGTGATTGCTGGTTTAAAGCAAAGTAAAACCCGTGAGGGACTACAGAAAGTTTTTCGGAAGCTAGATTTTTCCGCCATAGGTGCGACAGGTGAAATTCGCTTTGTCCAATCAGGCGATCGCTATCTCAAAAACGATGCTACTTTGGTAAAAATTCAACGTAGTAGAGAAGGAGGTTATAAATTTGTGGTTATAGATGGGGATAAAATTGAACGCAGATGAACGCAGCGAAAAGTTCTGTAGGAGGGTTTCCCTCCGTAGGAACGCCACTTGCTACAAGCCGGGAAACCCGTCCAACGCAGTGGCTCAACTTTTCAAGACAGATAAACGCAGATGAATAAGAGGGTAATGCACTACTTTAACGTGAGTTCGATGGCTGGAAAAACCCCTCTCCAAACCTCTCCCCTGCAAGGAGAGAGGCTTTAAAATCTTAATTTTTCGTTGATATCTCATACTCTATACTCCCCTCTCCTCGTAGGAGAGGGGTTGGGGGAGAGGTCAAAATAGTACTTGTCGAACTCACGTTACTTTAGTCTTGCCAAGCAATTACGAATTACGAATTACGAATTACGAATTACGAATTACCCCTACCCATTTTTCCAGGTAACATTCTCCCCATTTTTCTGATGCTATCTCTGCTGTGAAAACTGCAAGATATGAACATCAAAGAAAACTTGTGGAGAAAATTTATGTCTTCATTATTAGCGTTATCTAATAGTCTAGCGGACACGGTAGAACAAGCTGGTAATTCTGTGGTGGCGGTGAATGCTGGTACAAGGGTTTCCCCTAGTGGGATTTATTGGCGTGACGGAATTATTATCACTTCTGATGAGTCACTTCCACGTTACGAGGAAATTACCATCACCTTATCACCAGGACAAAGCCTTCCTGTCACCTTCCTTGGTCACGATGCTAGTACAGATATAGCTGTCTTCCAATTAGAAAATGCCCAAATTCCTGTAGCCAAGATTGGTGATACAAATACACTGAAAGTTGGTCATTTAGTATTGGGTTTGGCTAGAAGTAGCGAAGGCGATTTACGCGCAGCGATGGGGGCTGTGAGTGTTGTCAGTGGTGCTTGGCGGAGTATGAATGGTGGGAATATTGATCAATTTATCCGCCCAGATATTACACTCTACCCTGGTTTTGCTGGTGGGGCGCTTGTCGATGCGGCGGGTTATGTGGTGGGGATGAACACTTCAGGACGACGGGGTACGGCGTTGACTATTCCGGCGACTACAGTTAATCGGGTGATTGATCAATTACTTGCTAAGGGGAGAATTTCCCGTGGTTATTTGGGTGTGGGGATGCAGCCTGTACGGTTGCCTGAAAATCTCAAAACTGACCTAAATTTAACTGCAACTACTGGGGTAATTGTTGTCAATATCGAAGCTGGAAGCCCAGCCGATGATGCAGGCTTGCTATTAGGGGATGTGTTGGTGAAATTTGACGGTGCTTCTGTGACTGATACAGGTGATGTACTGGCATTACTTAATAATAGCGATCGCATCGGTAAACCTGTCACATTACAAGTTATCCGGGGTGGGGCTTTGTTGGAGTTAGATGTTGTAGTGGGTGAAAGTCCTGTTGTTGAAGAGGGTAGTGGTTCGACTACGCTCACCAACCAGAGGTATGAGGCAGAAGCTAGTAGGCATGAAAGAGGTGGTAGACGGCATAGAAGATAAGACAAAAATATCTTGAATTTTCAATTGGGAGTAAAGCGACATGAATAGCACATCCTTGACGGAAATAACTCATGAACTTTCATTAATTGCCACCAGCTTAAACAATAGCACTGTCAAAATTAAAAGCGGTTCTACAGGAGTGGGTTCTGGTGTCATCTGGCAAGCTGACGGTTTAATTATCACGAATGCCCATGTAGCTAGTAGCCCACAGGTAACTGTTGAATTGGCTGACGGACGAGTATTTGAGGCTGTGCGGACTCAATTTGACCCGCAACAAGATTTAGCTGCCTTAAAAATTTCCGCCACTGACCTCAACAATGCAACTATTGCTGATTCCGATGGCTTGCGTGTGGGTGAGTTAGTCTTAGCCGTAGGTAATCCTTTTGCTGACAGTGGTGCGGTGACAACTGGGATTATTCACACCAATTATCAACAGGCTATTATGGCAGATTTACGCCTATACCCT harbors:
- a CDS encoding ABC transporter substrate-binding protein, translated to MGKLVIFEIGEGSFEQGFPVKIRIGEERKPHSTEIIGRLPPASTISQDYSQWQSIYRSLPQNWLITVPQTQITNVSTIDDCHNAARRFHISFNEWLNQPSVRQLERQLLQKIGDWQDVRFILQTQDALLSRLPWHLWDIFHDIHPRPEVIISSEYKPSKIKLNCPVKILVVLGDNQGINIQQDLAELENLPGAIVEILEQPSPQKLRDKLWSEPWDIFFFAGHSCSHTSNSGQIQINAHETLSLDSLESTLRHAVRKRLKLAIFNSCDGVGLAGTLARVKIPYTIVMREYIPDLVAQHFLRYFLQAFASGESLYASVQQSRDRLQEELENDSPCASWLPVIFQNPAADEMRYPQPRNWRKIAVGTAIVTGLVVTSCYVFTKVNDDWKFHSRFSDGNTILVKTVITPDKQDGVKAFNEGNYKLAQQKFQESLRKYNNDPETLIYLENAKIVSNPAIKIGVAVPITTNPEVAKEILRGVAQAQQEINNQGGIKGKFLKVEIASDDNNPQIAKQVAQRFVEDAEIVAVVGHNSSDASVPASAIYQAGKLVMISPTSSSTQLTDRPRLDSNGNYIYRTIISFNIIAEDLAVYAKNAGMNKIMICSDSQATDQSFQQAFVNAMFSKRLQHIRNIPCDFASNDFSPDAIIKSAQDNQVDAILLNPQVDRMNRAVEIAKINQGRLQLLGNPSFQTKTMLDNGKVLKGMVLATPWLATVSPNKEFVQNAKKLWWEIDFITWRTANAYDATKVIAAAIKQEGDTRMGIQKALAGNFSVQGATGTIQFLSWGDRIGERVGNSVLVEVQPDSKSPNGYSFEPKDSIYNRISLGDKILIQDNPSQEKQSGVQAFATEEYQRAIASFKASLKMMPNDPETRIYVQNAQAASSGKFIRIAVSVPIGSNLNVAKEILQGVAQAQDEVNNQGGIQGYLLQVEIANDDNNPDIAQKLANYFITEQTILAVIGHNASDASVAACPIYQEGKLVNISPTSFSLKLSGCGAYIFRTAPNIALMANRLSNYAINKTYTKNLAICVDEKAIDNQSFRDIFNSTIISFGGSIVNIKCDLSAPDFNAKQVINDAIANGVDGLVLAPHVDRINKALEIAAANQGRLKLFASPTLYTSQTLQQGQADVNGLILAVPWYPEANPQNNFNKNAQRLWGNVLTWRSATSYDATVAVIAGLKQSKTREGLQKVFRKLDFSAIGATGEIRFVQSGDRYLKNDATLVKIQRSREGGYKFVVIDGDKIERR
- a CDS encoding S1C family serine protease, producing MSSLLALSNSLADTVEQAGNSVVAVNAGTRVSPSGIYWRDGIIITSDESLPRYEEITITLSPGQSLPVTFLGHDASTDIAVFQLENAQIPVAKIGDTNTLKVGHLVLGLARSSEGDLRAAMGAVSVVSGAWRSMNGGNIDQFIRPDITLYPGFAGGALVDAAGYVVGMNTSGRRGTALTIPATTVNRVIDQLLAKGRISRGYLGVGMQPVRLPENLKTDLNLTATTGVIVVNIEAGSPADDAGLLLGDVLVKFDGASVTDTGDVLALLNNSDRIGKPVTLQVIRGGALLELDVVVGESPVVEEGSGSTTLTNQRYEAEASRHERGGRRHRR
- a CDS encoding S1C family serine protease, with product MNSTSLTEITHELSLIATSLNNSTVKIKSGSTGVGSGVIWQADGLIITNAHVASSPQVTVELADGRVFEAVRTQFDPQQDLAALKISATDLNNATIADSDGLRVGELVLAVGNPFADSGAVTTGIIHTNYQQAIMADLRLYPGNSGGPLADCLGRVVGINTMIAYGLAVAVPSNAVNRFLQGQSSPQLGVTLQPVLLSRQALGLLVLSILPGSEAETAGLQIGDVLIGVAGKSFTRPDDLRTYLQQNQTNQSIPLQAWRGGQQFVVYVFGKTTVEVK
- a CDS encoding DUF1822 family protein; this encodes MSYLSQSQIISIPISEQFRQTALEFAQGQPTVAKAKQVYLNTLAVQVVNTYLTMLDIPTELEAGYCWLPRGRLFADVADLVLTGVGRLECRPIRSGDRTCQIPPEVWDNRIGYIVVEINKSCKEGKIIGFTPDVTTSEIHLEQLQSLTVLIEYSHLVQLRQWLEGIYTSNWQSIEELSNQRSNQLSFRAKRVRGFELDNPAKAWQVVEQLYPYRSWEKNLPKELLDNTGQQTGNLEVSPNNYSKLTGAIAHLLQTTPDEETRWTLAEILWTLEPNHPAISARRLIDLGMRLAGHPVALMVAILAKPDRNVAVLLRVYPMGNQPYLPPGLELAGLDENGQTFLEVKARENKDDYIQCKFCAEFGERFQVRVSINNVSIQENFVI